GAGGGAATCTCAACGGAGGACCACAGACAAGTAGAAACCAGATTGAAGGTATCGGTTGACGTGGCAGAACGGAGGGACGAGTAATGGCGACTGTCAATGAGGAAGGCGAAGCAGTAGAACCGGACGAAGAGGGGGAAGATAACGTCCAGACAGGTAGCCTAGTCAGCCAGTCCCTCCCGCATGAGTACCAAGAAAATGCGCTCGAATTTGATGTCGAATCGTTCCATCTAGATGGGACCCCTCTCGGTGATAGAGGTGACGTTGACGAGGATGAGCAGTTTCTGTCGCTGGTGGATGAGGGTAGCTGGAAGACTCTGGAGTTAGAAGGTACGGTTACCGTTGATCAGGATACTGTTGAAGATGTCTTCCCGTTTGACGAGTGGGAAGAGACGCCGGGCCGTCTCGCACTAGTGAAGGAGAACCCCCTCGCAATGAGTCGAGACCGGCAGATACTCGCCGACTCTCCCTTGGATGGAGGGACCTACGACTTCACTTTGTGCATCAATCGTAACGATCACCGTGGACGGGTGAAAATCAAGCCGTTCCTCACCAGAACCGAAAAAGGCGACTCTGGTGGGTCGAAACACGCGTCCAAAGTTGGGGCACGAGTCGCTGACGGGCTCTCGTGGGTCATTCGACTCGACGAGAGGGATGACGGTGGGAGTCTTCTCATGCCGATCATAGAGGATTTCAGCGACTACGACAGCTTCCCCGACGAAGACCACATCCACTATCTCAGTCTGGAGGCACCCCGGAACCCGCAGCTCTACCTGAACAGGGAACACCCACAGGTGGTCGAGGTTCTGAACAACTCGGGGGCTACAGGTGGCCCACCGCGGCTACGCGACGTACTCTACGACTACATTGAGCACTCCGTCTGGACGCAGCTATTGATGCAGACGGCACGCGACACGAGCCCCGATACCGGCGAACCGGAGTACGGCTGGCAGGAAGACGTATTGGACATCTTCTTGGACGATTTGTACCCGGGTCTCGGAGACGACGAGGCAGCGATCCAACTTGCCGAGGACGTTCGAAGTCACGTCGATATCCCTGACCTCGTCCAGCGAATCGAACGTGCGGTACATCAACAGTACGACATCCCGTCCGACACGACGAATCTGATTGAGGAGGCGATCCAAAGTGACGACTGATCTTTACCACCTGCAGAGTGCGGCTCATCCGATGATTGACAATCGATTCCTTGCGGACGAGCGTGAGCTCACGGAGGAGGATCTTCGTCCGTACTTACAGCCGCTAGGTCGTTCCATAGACCTAAGTCCGGTAGACGAGCGGATTAAGGAGATCCGTGCTGATGACGAGATCGACGCTCAGGACTCGCTTATTGACGCCGAGCTAGCGCCGACACTCCATCGGACTCTTGATCTGACACGCAACGAGGCGGCAGACGCCGGCCTGTGGCACTACCTCTGTGTCGTTCGGTTCCCGGAGTTCGTTCACTACCGGTGGGATCACGTCTTCGATCCGGAGAGCCCAGATAACATGGAGGAGAAGTTCTTAAAGGCCGGAACGGACGCCTACTCCAACGCACTGCACCGGATCTGGTGGGGTGCTGAGCTCACCTATGAGGAAGGTGAATCGGGAGAGGCCAAGGACCGGGACTACAGTAGAACGAAGCAAGTCCTCGGTTTCCAAGAACTCGCCAATGACATCCTGGACCACGACTTTGCACGGTACATCCCTGTTACGCACGCCTGTGGTGATCTCCTCTGTCCCGACACACTGAACGAGATTAAGGAAGAGAGTACGTACGAAGATCCACCGTCAAACAGTAATATTGCAAGCCGAACGACAACGCTACTCCGAGAGGAACTGACGGTTCGACGTGTCGAGATGATGGAAAAAGACGACATTGTGGAGACGATAAAGGATCTCCGTGACGACGTGATGCGTCAGGAGGCTGGCTGGTCGTAGCGTATTCGTGGAGACGGCGTTAAATAGAGTAAGTTCTTAATAGAGTTCGGTGGAGAAGGGGTTTATGCGGACTGAACTCCCGCAGTGAGGGATGCTTAGATGAGTGATGGGCGTACATTCGAGAATGTAGCTCACATTGAACGGTGTTGGTCAACCGGTACGGATTTCCATAGTGAGGATAATACGGTCCATTGGTTAAGGTTGAACTGCAGATCAACGTGATCGTTTGATTAGTGCAGGTATCGCCACTGAGCGCGATCTGGCAGGAGACTAATCTGGACCGTAATTCTGCAAAGCGTTGAATCGTACTACTGAGAGCAACAACAGAGGTAAGAAGCCAAGTTCTGTTAACAGGTGACAGAAGCAGAGGTGAGATGGTGTTACTCGCCGTCCACCGGGTCAAAATCAACGATAAATGTCTCTCCGTCTTGTACCCGGAATAGGATGCCACGTTGATTGCCTTCCGGATCAGCAACTGGGTAGAGTTGCTCTCCGGTGTCCACCGTGAGTACGGGCGGCCGGTACCCAGAGACGGCTTCCCATCCACGATACTCCATTGCCGACAGTGCCATCGGGGTCAGATCCGTGATACGGGAGCCGGTGATGACATCCCAGTTGTTGACGTCTTCTGTGTAGAATACCCCGGGCTTGTTGCCCTCAACGTCACTGACTGGGATGAGCAGCGAGCCGTCACCAAGCTCAAGTGCGATCGCTGCGTCGGGGACGGCGACAGTCCACGCGAACCCGGCAGGGACGTCACTGGCCAGGTGACGTACAGCGGTGATGATTTGGCCCTCGATATCGCTCATACCGTTTCCGTTGGAGACGCCATGGATAAACATTGCCGCCATCTGATTCGTTGATCACAACACTCTATCCAATTTACCCCGATTCCACTCGTGAACATCCGCATGCAAGGGTTGACGATTGATTCATTGTAGTGGAGGAACGGTTTCCCGACGGTTGTCCCGATTGTCCTCGTTGTGATCGGTCGTTTGTATCAGTTAAGGCCGGTGCGCCGGGTTCGAAGGAGTGCCGAATTCATGTGTCCGGCGATCTGAGTGCTTGGCTCTAATTCGATACGGACGGGAGATCAGCAACTGTCGCATTAAAATTGAGTGAACCAACGTAATCAGGCTTCAGAGCGTCGGTTTTCTTCCCTATTGGTGATACGTGGGGATTCTTGTCTATATTGGGCGTCCTTGATTCGGTGAGGAAGCTAGTTTCCGCTGGCGAAACCTGTGGTTGCCGACTGATGAGTCTCTAAAGTCGTAATCAAGTTCTTCGACAATAGCCGACTCTGGGTTAACGGGAAAGGATCATCATCTGGCATTACCACTGTTTCTGCATGACTCCGGATCAACTTCGCAGCATTGTCCCGATGTTCGGTGGGGGAACGCGGTACGTTGAGACGTTAGACGCGATTCTTGAGTTCGTAGAGGCGCACCAGCCAACGACGGACGAACTCGTTGGATGGCATCGTGGGTCGTTTGCGAATGTGTCGAGTCGGGAGTCGATTATGCGGCGGGTGAGTTATCTGCAGCAGGTGGGCTTCTTGCAGCAGGTAGACGGTCAGTGGGTGCTGAATGATGCTGGTCGAGAGTACGTGCAGCAGGGTGATGTGGCGACGTTGCTTCGCATCATGTGTGAGCGGAACGTGGGGCTTCGGAGTCTGCTGTATGCGTTGTCTGCGGGGCCGATGACGCTCGGGGAGGTGAGTGACCAGCAGTTGGATACGCACCCGGAGTTGGGGTGGAGTCACGGGGAGACGGACATGGCGAGACAACGAGTGAATTGGTTGCGAAGCATGGGACTCGTTGAGGAGCGAGGTGACGCGTATGTGTTGACTGATGAGGGACGGTCGTTCGTCGAGAACGCTGTTGCAGAGTGGAGTGGCTCAAACTGGACGCCAGCGACGAGTGACGACGGGATGAGTGCTGGGACGTACACGACGACGATTCACGCTCGAGCGGTTGACCCTGAGTTCCGCGCGACAGTGATTTCTCGACATGACCGAGAGTGCCCGATCTCGGGTGTTGATCACCCCGGACTGCTGGACGTGGCGCACGTACTGTCGTGGAGTGACTACCCGGAGTACAGGGCGGATTTGACGAACGTACTCCCGTTGAGTAAGACGCATCACGCTGCGTTCGACCGGGAGCTGTTCACGATTGACCGGGACTACCGGCTACTCGTGAATCCGTCCTTCGAGACGCAAAGCGAGTTATTGCAGCAAACGATTATTGAGCAAGACGGTGAGCGAGTCCCGCTTCCTGAGGAGAGTCTGAATCCGGAGTACCTTGCGCAGCACAACGCGTCACTTGCGTGGGTATAGAGTTTGGATGTGTGGTTTGATTTCGGCGGAAGAAGGGCAGATGCTGGGGTTGCGACTTAGCTTCGGAGTTTGGCTACGAGTTCTTCGACTTCTTTCCCATTGTCCTCAGTCGTTTCTTCAGTCTGACGTTCTTGGAGTTGGGATGGTACTTCGACAGTCTCGTCAATGACCGGTGTCTGCCCGTATTTGTCGTGGAGTGTCCGTTGCGCGTCACCGACAGTACCTGGCATTGAATCGCCAATACTGTGGTCTCCAGTAGAGCGGTGCCGCCTGTTGAACGCGTCGCGGTTATCGTTGGACCCCACACTTACCATATTATTAAGAAGTCACTTAGTATTATCCTTACTAGTATCACACATTACGTTTCGAAATTACGAACTGTTGGCAGGAAGTATCCAACGACGGTCTCTTACTCGCGGTGGGTGATGATTGATTTGTTGTAGTGGAGAAACGGCTTCCCAACGGCTGCCCCGATGGTCCTCGTTGTGATCGGTCGTTTGTATCGGTTGAGTCCGGGTGCGCCGGGTTCGAAAAAGTCGATGGCTTTCAGTTCCTCTTTGACTTTTCTGGAGAGCTGTACGTGGTTGTTTGCGAGGCCGAATTCGTGGGCGAGCATTTTGAATACGGGGTCCGATCCGAGCCGGTCGGCAGACGGGTCTCGGTTTTTGTATCGGCGGTGGTAGTCGGTGATCACGCAGATTACAGCGAGGGCGGTGCGCTCGATTTGTTTGTGTGCGCCGAATGACCGTAGGTCAAGGGCGAGCATTGCGCGCACTGCTTCTTCTTGGATGAGCCCGTCAATGTCGAGGCGTGAGCAGAGTGTTTGTGTTAGTCGTTTCTTGTCGAGTTCTGCGAGGCGTTTGCTTTGTGTGCCGTCTGATGGGTGACGTCCTTCGTTGTGGTCGGAGAGTTTTGTTGATTTCACGCGGAGTCCGCGGCGGCGACTATGGCTGCGGCGCTCTTGTTCAACGCCGATTGAGGTCGCGCCGATCGGTTCGTATCCGACGGTCCAAGTGCTCGGCTTTGGTTCCCATGCGGGTGGGAGATCCGTGACCGTGGCGTCAGACTCGAGCGGGCCAGCGTAATCAAGCTGCGGAGCGTCGATCTCAACATCCTCTGGATCTGTACGCTCCGTGACTTGGTTGTAGAGGCGGCCGCGAATCCGCTCCCGCTGGCGTTGCATCATCCTGCCGGACTCTTTCTCTGACAGTCTCTTCAAAGTTCACCTCAAAGGGACAATCACACCCTATAACTTATACAAATCATCTAAATATGTTTATCATTAGTTATTATTTATATGAGTGCTCGCTACAATACCATCATACGGAGGAGCGACGCGATTTGGGCCGACCGGCCTCCTTACGGAGAGACCCGCTTATCGAGAGCCAGTAGTTCCAGCCCCTATGGAAGGGGGTCCGGTCACCCCAGGCCCTTCGAACCCATTACGGGTTCGGCAGACTCCTGAACCCCTTTGAAGGGGTCCGTCAAGAGGTGCTTTTCACGAAACGCGCGCGAAGTCGCCCGGTTCGCCGAAGAATCAACCCTCGTTCCTTGTTGAAGGGGTCGTCATTGTGCGCGTGAAGGGTTGCAGGTGACCATCAGTAGATCAACCCCTTAGGGGTCCTGCAGTCAGGTGCTTCCGAAGCGAAGGCTGTGTCCCGCTTGGATAGCGAGGCCTCTCGCGTTTCCTCCAGTGCTCTTCGTCGTTCAGTCAGTCTTCCGTGAGCGGTAGCTATCGCTCTCAGGAGACGGAGACTGCATACGCAGCAACCACTATGACAGTACGATCATTCCACGCCGTCAACGGCCAGCTACCGGTATTCGAACAGCACGCTGAAGAACGCTACCAGGAACGCATCCCGGTTGAGAACCCGATCCCGATGTACGAAGCATACCACAACTCGCTTCGATGCATGATCGAAGATGACTGCGAAGCCCGTGTCTACCCTGAATACGACATCGTCTTCGTGAAGCGAGGAGCGGTCGTTAAGACCGAACTCGTTGCCGACTACGACCGCATGACTGTTCAACGGGCGATCTGGTGTGCGGAGTGTGGGAAGCCGTTCAAGACGGATCTCCGCTGCCCGTACTGTGGACAGCCCATTGAGGGACGGGAGACGGATGGCGTCATTGACATCACCATCGCGGGGGGTGAGTGAAATGGCTGCCCGGAGCGGTCGGACGATGTTGACCGACATGGACGGGTCCGGTGACAACGTCTTCGTGATCGCCACGGTGACGAAGACGTGGGATCTCGCCTCGCACAAGCCGTATCAGAAAGGATTCCTCACGGATCCATCAAAATCGGATGACGAAGAGCGGTATTTCGTCGTGTACGATCCGGACGTTCGACTCGAAGAGGGGAAGACGTACAAGCTCAACGGCATCGACTACGCCTTCGATCGGTACGAGGAAATTCAACTCATGCTCAGCGAAGGAGCGTACGTCGAAGAGTGGGAGCCGAAAAAGTAGGGGTGACACTACCCCCCTTTTCGAAAGCTCTCAGTGGTCGTTGCTGCGTGACTCTGTTTTGCCAGTATACTCGTTACAAATCCCGGGGCGTACGCATTGATGTGCGGTAATCTACTATCCTCGTTCGGCTACGGACAGGTAGAGAGCGTAGTTCCCTGTTTGTTCTCCGGTTTCCTTGTCTTCTGTCTCTTTGAGATTGATTTCGATACGCCGGCTGTAGTCTTCCATATCGACGATCCAGGAGAAGAGCCCTGCAATGGTTTCGATAAACTGGGGGTCACCTGTAAGTCGGATTGTGGAAATATCCGTTGGAAACGTACTGCCGGTGAAGTCGGTCGGTTTTTCAAGCGTTGCTCGACGAAGTTCAGCGCTAGATGGTCGATTTCGGTTCTCTAACCATTCCATGGCATCTGCTTTCTTGACGCTTCCACTGCTGGTCGTCGGTAACTCTTCTAATTCTGTTGATGATGTCTGGGTCGGTGTTCCACCATCTGTCTGTGGTGTCTCCGTGGTAGACCGATCAAATGACGCTCCGCACTGCTGGCATTGGGTAATGTCCTTATTTGCTGGTGCGAGTGTCCCACAGTTGTCGCAGAATTCCATTGTTGAGACTGGTCAGTAGAGCAGTACTGTTAATCTTGCGCACCTATTGGAAAAGTAGACACTTAAATCCACCATCATTTGATTGATGTCTTATCTACCGTCTTGACCGTAAATTCGGTTTCAAAGAATGTTACCATTACAAACATATGGCCCTACGCTGATTCCCGAACATGGTTCTTCATCTCGGGCCACGAGCGACTCAGGTCTTAACTGCTTGGGGAGAAGTGGTGGACGCGCATTCGACTGGCCCTCGATACGATGTAACGTCGCCGACGCGTTCGGAACGGTACCGAAATCATCTAGAGACGTTCGTAAGCGACCCGACAGAGTCGAACTTTGAGGCGCTCTGGACCGAGGAGGCGCTCGCGGCAGCAACCGAGTGGCACGCAGCCACGATTCTGAATCTGTGGCCTGAATCGATAGCTGAGCTAGCGTCGTTTCTCAACGAACTCCGCACTGCCAAGGAGTACGATGCTGACTGGGAAGACCGTGCGAACTGGGGGCTGGTCATCGCCGAACTCTACACGCGAACTACTTCTGAACACCCGATCGTGAGCGATCAAGCTCGACGTGGGTTACGGAAATTCGGTGTCGAACCGGCAACCGAGTTCGAGAACCTTCGGGACCAGCTTGCGTCGTTCCGTGACGTGTATCTTGACGTTGCTGGCCACGTCACCGCGTCGAACGAGACGCCGCTGCCCGTGTATGAGGAGATCGATCAGTTGTTCACACTCGTCACGACTGCAACGGCGGACGCTATCGCGGCGGAGGAGACGGGACCGCGGGGTGATCTGTACGCGGCGCTTCGCGGGTATCCTGCTGCGTCGACGAAGGATCGCGGCCCGATCGAGATCGATTTCGAAGCTGCGACGCCGGCGATCAATGGGCACGTCGTTGCGCGGCAGAACAATGCGTACGCTGATACAGACATTGAGCACTGGGCTGGGAAGCATTACGAGACGTGGAAGTGGGATTTCGCGGAGTACGTGTCTGAGCAGGTTGCCGCGTCGTACACGCTGGACGATTTGGCCGCGGACGACGTGGAGCCGTTTTTCGACGCGTTCTGGGCGAACGCTGACGAGTACACTGACACAGGTACCCTCTCGACGCCGGTGCCGCAGTACTTGCTCGGCAGGTGGGGTGTTGTGCAACTCCAGGATTTCCAGGCGACGTGTCTCGACGATCCTGAGGAAGCGGCGGCAGTCCTCTCAATGCTGTTCGATGAGGACAAGCACTTGGTTGAGCGGTTACGCCGGTTCCATACGTTTGCTGTCAGTGACGACGTTTCCGATGGGAACTTGCTTCGGATTGCGACGACGCTCCTGATGGGTGCGTATCCGGACGAGTACGTGAACTTCCAGTACGAGCGGTTTGACACGTTTTTTACCGCGTGTAGCAATCTCGACTCGCTTGACACAGGATTCGACGCGCGGCAGTACTACCGCATCGTGCTTGCGTGCCGCGACCTTCGGGACGCAATGCGCAAGGAACTCCCAGATGCGTCGATGCTCGACGTCCACACGTTGATTCGCCTGTATCAGGACTTCCAGAACGATTGAGGGGCGGCTGGGGAGGTTGTTACGGCAGGTCTTCTACTCGTCCCATTCGATTGGGCGTTCAACGATCGGGTCGTCGCTGAGATCGAAGCTTCGAAGGTCAAGTTACACTTCACGTTCGCGGCGTTCGCGTCGGTGTCTGGTCAGCGTTTGGAACGGTCGTGGAATCTCTAATAGCGTTGCATCGCCGCTCTTTCCTATACGGATGTTGCGGGCTACGTAGAGATAGTACTCCACTGGCGATTACTGCTAGTGGTGTCAGCATCAATACCTGCCGTGCGCACCGGACTCGCTATCTGGAATTAATCAGTAGGTGAACCATGTTACAGGAACAGAAGGCCGATCAGCCTTACAGTAATCATGGCGAACCCAAGACCAAGAATGAGGAGTTGATCGGGTCCGACTGCGTCGTGAATTGAGGTCATAGGTTACTGTTTAACGATCCCCATGTAGTCTTTGCTCGGTGACGTATTCGTATTGGGGTCGATTGATCCGTTAGTAGTCAAAGATTCAGTTAAACCGCCGTTCTTTCTGGATGGGCTGTCTGAAATAATCAAGTTACGACAGAGCCTGATAACTTCGCAATAAGTCTCTCGAAGCGGCAACAAGCCCGGCTGCGATCACTGCACCAAGTATGATCGGGGATTCTACAACACCGAGCAAGACACCAGCCGCCATGAGCATCACGGCAATCCATACAGGGAACGTCCGGTGCATACCGGACACTACGTTCTTATCCAACAAATGCACTGAGGGTAACCAGGCATAGTGGTGTCGATCAAGCCACCCAGAAAGGCATTGATCTGCCGTGATGCGTTACCAGTTGCACTTCGCTCCCTAGTATTATGTGTCTGTGCTGTCATTCAAATGTAAGCGAATCGCATGACACCGGCGACCCCCGTCACGAACCGTGATGAAATCAAATCGGCCGAAGAGGGGTTTCTTTATAAGCGTCGTACTGCCGTCTGCCAAATGTTGCCCGTCACGCAGAAGGATGGGCGCTGCAGGATTTGAACCCGCGACAGCTTGGTCCGAAGCCAAGTACTCTGTCCAGACTGAGCTAAGCGCCCTCACCACTGAATTTCCGGCGGTGCCGTATAAGTCACTCGATTTGGGACGCTTTCGATAGCCACCACCACACGCACCTCGAGTCGACCACCCTCACCTGCACTTCTCAGTCGGTGAAAATTGGCTCAGGGGGTCTTTGTCGTGGGAAGTCAACGATCGAACGTGCCATGACGGTAAACGAGACCCCCATCCCCGACGACGAGCAGGCCGCAGCGATGCCGCTCGAGTTGCTCACCGACGACGAGGACGTCTGGACGGCCGTCCCGGCCGACGCTACCGGTGACGAGCGCGTGACCAAGTGGCTCTCGGTCGACGTCGACACGCTGTGCGATCTCGAGGAGTGGCAGTAACGCTCCGCGCAAGCCCCTCGGGACGACTCCGAACCGCGTCTCGTACCGCCACCAAGCCGCGCTCTCGCCAGCGATTGCCGTAGTCGCCAGCCACAGCGGGGGACTCGAGGCCGTCGTTTCCTCCCCGCCGTCTCGGCGCGGCGGATCGCACCGTTTAACCACCAGCGTTGACCAGTCCAGCCTATGACAGCAGGCGAGACGGGCCGCGGACTCCTCGAGTTGACGCGGCCGGTGAACGTGGTCGCGGCGAGCGTCTTGCCCTTCATCGGCGCGTTCGTCGCGGGCGGGGTCGTCGATCAGCCGTTCCGGGTCGCGACGGCGGTCGCCGCCACGGCGCTCGCGGTCGGCGCCGGCAACGCGATCAACGACTACTTCGATCGGGAGATCGACCGGATCAACCAGCCCGACAGGCCGATTCCCCGCGGAGCGGTGAGTCCGCGCGGCGCGCTCGCGTTCAGTCTCGGCTGCTTCGGCGCGGCCGTCGCGCTCGCGGTGACGCTCCCGCCGGCGGCGCTGGCCATCGCGGGGATCAACCTCGTCGCGCTGGTGGCGTACACGGAGGTCTTCAAGGGGCTGCCGGGAGTCGGGAACGCGCTGGTCGCCTACCTCGTCGGGAGTGCGTTCCTCTTCGGGGCCGCCGCGGTGGGCGACATGGCGCCCGCGGCCGTCCTCTTCCTGCTCTCGGCGATCACGACGCTGACGCGAGAGATCATCAAGGACGTCGAGGACGTCGAGGGCGACCGCGAGGAGGGGCTCAACACGCTCCCGATCGCCATCGGGGAGCGCCGCGCGCTGTACGTCGCGACGGGGCTGCTCGCGATCGGCGCCGCGGCGAGCCCGCTCCCGTACGTCCTCCTCGAGGACTTCGGGGTCGCGTACCTGGTCGTGGTGGGTCCGGCCGTCGCCGTGATGTGTTATGCGGCCTACGAGAGTTTCTCGGATCCGACGGCGGGACAGGGACATCTCAAGTACGGGATGTTTCTCGCCGCGCTGGCGTTTATCGTGGGGCGGGCGGCGGCGATGCCCGCCGTGCTCTGAGACCGTTCGCGGTGTCAGCGCCGGCGGTTGTCGACCCACAACCGTGGGGAATAAGCAATAGTTGTGCCCGTACAATCAAAAGTAATATAAGCTGGATACCGCATTCTCATATCACACGCCGGAGTAGCCAGCGGATTCCACTACGGCTGTATGGATGTGAGTATTTGGCATGTATGACCTCGCAGATGTCCTCCCGGACGCCGACATCGAGCCCGGGACGAACCTGCTCATTGCGGGCCCGCCACTGACGGGAAAGCGCGAGATCGCCTTCGACATCCTCGCCAGCGGCGCCAACCGTGGTAACGGTTCGATCGTCGTTACGACCAAAGACAGCGCCGACAAGGTTCTCGAGACGTTCACCGGCTCGCTCGAGGCGGGCGTCGATCCGGACGTCGGGATCGTCGACTGCGTCACGAAACAGCGCGGGATCGGCACCGTCGACGACGATCCGCGGATCAAGTACGCCTCCTCGCCGGTCGACATGACCGGTATCGGGATTAAACTCTCGGAGTTCCTTCAGGAATTTTACGAGGGCCACGGCCTGACCGAGAACCGCGTGCTGTTACACTCGGTGTCGACGCTGCTGATGTACTCCGACCTCCAGACCGTGTTCCGGTTCCTCCACGTCTTCACGGGCCGGATCCAGAGCGCCGACGCCATGGGGCTGTACGTCATCGACTCGACGGCCCACGACGACCAGACCATGAACACGCTCAAACAGCTGTTCGACGCCGTCATCGAACTCGAGGAGCCGGCCGACGGCGAGGAACCCGAGATTCGAACCGCCGGCCTCTCGAGTTGAGTAGCAGTCTCGTTCGCGACCGCTGGCTTCGCGTTTCGTTTTCCGAGCACTGATATCACGCGTTAGAGGCTCGTCGGGACTCCCGCATCGACTGCAAACACCACGAAAACCCCGGCCGCTTTCAATCCCACCCGAGTCGGCTGGCCGGTCGTGTCACCGCGGGTGGGCTTTCGTGGTGTTCGACGCAGTGCAGTGAGCGTCCCGCCTCGAGTCAGGTACCGGCGGTACGAGACCCCGAAACGTTTCAGCGCCGAGCGCGTACTCGAGACTACCATGCCAGTCGATACCGCGGAGGAGATCGAGGAGATCCTCGAGTACGAGACGATCGCCGTCGTGGGCTGC
This portion of the Haloterrigena gelatinilytica genome encodes:
- a CDS encoding HNH endonuclease, which encodes MTPDQLRSIVPMFGGGTRYVETLDAILEFVEAHQPTTDELVGWHRGSFANVSSRESIMRRVSYLQQVGFLQQVDGQWVLNDAGREYVQQGDVATLLRIMCERNVGLRSLLYALSAGPMTLGEVSDQQLDTHPELGWSHGETDMARQRVNWLRSMGLVEERGDAYVLTDEGRSFVENAVAEWSGSNWTPATSDDGMSAGTYTTTIHARAVDPEFRATVISRHDRECPISGVDHPGLLDVAHVLSWSDYPEYRADLTNVLPLSKTHHAAFDRELFTIDRDYRLLVNPSFETQSELLQQTIIEQDGERVPLPEESLNPEYLAQHNASLAWV
- a CDS encoding DUF7511 domain-containing protein → MTVNETPIPDDEQAAAMPLELLTDDEDVWTAVPADATGDERVTKWLSVDVDTLCDLEEWQ
- a CDS encoding DUF6339 family protein, whose protein sequence is MIDNRFLADERELTEEDLRPYLQPLGRSIDLSPVDERIKEIRADDEIDAQDSLIDAELAPTLHRTLDLTRNEAADAGLWHYLCVVRFPEFVHYRWDHVFDPESPDNMEEKFLKAGTDAYSNALHRIWWGAELTYEEGESGEAKDRDYSRTKQVLGFQELANDILDHDFARYIPVTHACGDLLCPDTLNEIKEESTYEDPPSNSNIASRTTTLLREELTVRRVEMMEKDDIVETIKDLRDDVMRQEAGWS
- a CDS encoding RAD55 family ATPase, translated to MYDLADVLPDADIEPGTNLLIAGPPLTGKREIAFDILASGANRGNGSIVVTTKDSADKVLETFTGSLEAGVDPDVGIVDCVTKQRGIGTVDDDPRIKYASSPVDMTGIGIKLSEFLQEFYEGHGLTENRVLLHSVSTLLMYSDLQTVFRFLHVFTGRIQSADAMGLYVIDSTAHDDQTMNTLKQLFDAVIELEEPADGEEPEIRTAGLSS
- a CDS encoding geranylgeranylglycerol-phosphate geranylgeranyltransferase; its protein translation is MTAGETGRGLLELTRPVNVVAASVLPFIGAFVAGGVVDQPFRVATAVAATALAVGAGNAINDYFDREIDRINQPDRPIPRGAVSPRGALAFSLGCFGAAVALAVTLPPAALAIAGINLVALVAYTEVFKGLPGVGNALVAYLVGSAFLFGAAAVGDMAPAAVLFLLSAITTLTREIIKDVEDVEGDREEGLNTLPIAIGERRALYVATGLLAIGAAASPLPYVLLEDFGVAYLVVVGPAVAVMCYAAYESFSDPTAGQGHLKYGMFLAALAFIVGRAAAMPAVL